In Enterobacter cloacae, the following are encoded in one genomic region:
- the rpmI gene encoding 50S ribosomal protein L35, translating to MPKIKTVRGAAKRFKKTGGGGFKRKHANLRHILTKKSTKRKRHLRPKGLVSKGDLGLVIACLPYA from the coding sequence ATGCCAAAAATTAAGACCGTACGCGGTGCTGCTAAGCGCTTCAAAAAAACCGGTGGTGGTGGATTTAAGCGTAAGCACGCAAACCTGCGTCATATTCTGACCAAAAAATCTACTAAACGTAAACGTCACCTGCGTCCAAAAGGCCTCGTGTCTAAAGGCGATCTGGGTCTGGTTATCGCGTGCCTGCCGTACGCATAA
- a CDS encoding membrane protein, which translates to MKLLKTVPAALMLAGGVFASMNAAADDTVFTVMDDPTTAKKPFEGNLNAGYLAQSGNTKSSSLTADSTLTWYGSSTAWSLWGNASNTSANDERSSEKYAVGGRSRYNMTDYDYLFGQASWLTDRYNGYRQRDVFTTGYGRQFLNGPVHSFRFEFGPGVRYDEFTDGETKTQPLGYASGTYAWQMTDNTKFTEGVSVFGADDTTLNSETALNVAINEHFGLKVAYNVTWNSSPPETAPDHTDRRTTISLGYKM; encoded by the coding sequence ATGAAGCTTTTGAAGACAGTACCCGCTGCACTGATGCTGGCGGGTGGCGTGTTTGCGTCAATGAATGCGGCCGCCGATGATACCGTTTTTACTGTCATGGACGATCCCACCACCGCGAAGAAACCCTTTGAAGGTAACCTGAACGCAGGGTATCTGGCACAATCCGGTAACACGAAAAGCTCCTCTCTGACGGCAGACAGTACCCTGACCTGGTACGGTAGCTCTACCGCCTGGTCGCTGTGGGGAAATGCCAGTAACACCTCCGCTAACGACGAACGTTCTTCCGAGAAGTATGCGGTAGGCGGACGTAGCCGTTACAACATGACCGACTATGACTACCTGTTTGGTCAGGCAAGCTGGTTAACCGACCGTTACAACGGGTATCGCCAGCGCGATGTGTTCACTACGGGTTATGGTCGTCAGTTCCTGAACGGGCCTGTTCACAGCTTCCGTTTTGAATTCGGTCCGGGTGTCCGGTATGACGAATTCACCGACGGTGAAACCAAAACCCAGCCACTCGGCTATGCATCCGGCACTTACGCCTGGCAGATGACTGATAACACCAAATTTACCGAGGGTGTGTCTGTGTTTGGTGCCGACGATACCACGCTGAACTCTGAGACTGCGCTGAACGTAGCCATCAACGAACACTTTGGTCTGAAAGTGGCCTACAACGTGACCTGGAATTCATCACCTCCAGAAACTGCACCGGACCATACCGACCGCAGAACCACGATTTCTCTGGGCTATAAGATGTAA
- a CDS encoding 2-deoxyglucose-6-phosphatase, which produces MSTPCQIVAAIFDMDGLLIDSEPLWDRAELDVMASLGVDISRRNELPDTLGLRIDMVVELWYAHQPWVGPNHGEVTARIINRAIALVEEYKPLLPGVREAVALCKAQGMKVGLASASPLHMLEKVLTLFELRDSFDALASAETLPYSKPHPQVYMDCAAKLGLDPLVCVALEDSVNGMVASKAARMRSIVVPAEEGRHDPRFALADVKLTSLANLTVQHLRGE; this is translated from the coding sequence ATGTCGACACCGTGCCAGATTGTTGCCGCTATTTTTGACATGGATGGATTACTGATTGATTCCGAGCCGCTGTGGGATCGGGCCGAACTGGACGTCATGGCCAGCCTGGGCGTCGATATCAGTCGTCGGAATGAACTGCCGGATACGCTGGGCCTGCGCATCGATATGGTGGTTGAACTTTGGTATGCCCACCAGCCGTGGGTTGGCCCCAATCACGGCGAAGTTACCGCACGCATTATCAACCGCGCCATTGCGCTGGTTGAAGAGTACAAACCGCTTCTGCCCGGCGTGCGTGAAGCGGTAGCCCTGTGTAAAGCTCAGGGGATGAAGGTTGGACTGGCCTCCGCCTCCCCACTGCATATGCTGGAAAAAGTGCTCACCCTGTTTGAGCTGCGTGACAGTTTCGATGCCCTGGCCTCAGCCGAAACGCTGCCCTATAGCAAACCCCACCCGCAGGTCTATATGGACTGCGCAGCGAAGCTGGGTCTTGATCCGCTGGTATGCGTGGCGCTGGAAGATTCCGTTAACGGCATGGTGGCATCAAAAGCCGCGCGCATGCGCTCCATTGTGGTACCCGCCGAAGAAGGCCGTCACGACCCCCGTTTTGCACTTGCCGACGTGAAGCTCACCTCGCTGGCCAATCTGACGGTGCAACATTTGCGCGGTGAATAA
- a CDS encoding fructosamine kinase family protein, translating into MWQAISHLLSEQLGEGEIELRNELPGGEIHAAWHLRYAGRDLFVKCDERELLPIFTAEADQLELLSRSKTVTVPQVWAVGSDRDYSFLVMEYLPARPLDAHNAFILGQQLARLHQWSDQPQFGLDFDNDLSTTPQPNTWQRRWSTFFSEQRIGWQLELAAEKGLEFGNIDAIVEHVQQRLASHQPQPSLLHGDLWSGNCALGPNGPFIFDPACYWGDRECDLAMLPLHPEQPPQIYDGYQSVSPLPQDFLERQPVYQLYTLINRAILFGGEHLVQAQRALERMLAA; encoded by the coding sequence ATGTGGCAGGCTATCAGTCATCTTTTAAGCGAGCAACTGGGTGAAGGTGAAATTGAACTGCGTAACGAACTGCCAGGCGGAGAGATCCACGCCGCATGGCATTTACGCTACGCAGGACGCGATCTTTTCGTGAAATGCGATGAGCGGGAGTTACTCCCTATCTTCACCGCTGAAGCCGACCAGCTGGAGCTGTTATCGCGCAGTAAAACGGTCACCGTTCCTCAGGTCTGGGCCGTCGGCAGCGACCGCGATTACAGTTTTCTGGTCATGGAATACCTTCCTGCCCGCCCCCTGGATGCCCACAACGCGTTCATTCTTGGGCAACAGTTAGCACGTCTCCACCAATGGAGCGACCAGCCGCAGTTTGGCCTCGATTTTGATAACGACCTTTCCACTACCCCGCAGCCGAATACCTGGCAGCGCCGCTGGTCGACCTTTTTCTCCGAACAACGTATTGGCTGGCAACTGGAACTGGCCGCAGAAAAAGGGCTGGAGTTTGGCAATATCGACGCCATTGTCGAACACGTGCAACAACGTCTTGCTTCGCACCAGCCTCAGCCTTCGCTGTTGCACGGTGATTTGTGGTCAGGAAACTGCGCGCTGGGGCCAAATGGTCCGTTTATCTTCGATCCAGCCTGTTACTGGGGCGACCGGGAGTGCGACCTTGCTATGCTGCCACTGCATCCTGAACAACCGCCACAGATTTACGACGGATATCAGTCTGTTTCGCCCCTGCCGCAGGATTTCCTTGAGCGTCAGCCGGTGTACCAGCTGTACACCCTGATTAACCGTGCCATTCTGTTTGGTGGTGAGCATCTCGTGCAGGCGCAACGCGCGCTTGAACGCATGCTGGCGGCATAA
- the pheS gene encoding phenylalanine--tRNA ligase alpha subunit: MSHLAELVASATAAINQASDVAALDNVRVEYLGKKGHLTLQMTTLRELPAEERPAAGAVINEAKEQVQQALNARKAELESAVLNARLAQETIDVSLPGRRIENGGLHPVTRTIDRIESFFGELGFTVATGPEIEDDYHNFDALNIPGHHPARADHDTFWFDATRLLRTQTSGVQIRTMKDQEPPIRIIAPGRVYRNDYDQTHTPMFHQMEGLIVDKNISFTNLKGTLHDFLNNFFEEDLQVRFRPSYFPFTEPSAEVDVMGKNGKWLEVLGCGMVHPNVLRNVGIDPEVYSGFAFGMGMERLTMLRYGVTDLRAFFENDLRFLKQFK, translated from the coding sequence ATGTCACATCTCGCAGAGCTGGTTGCCAGTGCAACAGCCGCCATTAATCAGGCCTCAGATGTTGCCGCGTTAGACAATGTCCGCGTCGAATATCTGGGTAAAAAAGGGCACCTGACCCTTCAAATGACTACCCTGCGTGAACTGCCAGCGGAAGAGCGCCCGGCAGCGGGTGCGGTGATTAACGAAGCTAAAGAGCAGGTACAACAGGCACTGAACGCGCGTAAAGCTGAGCTGGAAAGCGCAGTACTGAATGCCCGTCTGGCGCAGGAAACAATTGATGTTTCTCTGCCGGGTCGTCGTATTGAGAACGGTGGCCTGCATCCGGTGACCCGTACCATTGACCGCATTGAAAGTTTCTTCGGTGAGCTCGGCTTTACCGTGGCGACTGGCCCGGAAATCGAAGATGACTACCACAACTTCGATGCCCTGAATATCCCAGGCCATCATCCGGCACGCGCTGACCACGACACTTTCTGGTTTGACGCCACACGTCTGCTGCGTACTCAGACCTCTGGCGTTCAGATCCGTACCATGAAGGATCAGGAACCACCAATCCGCATCATCGCGCCGGGTCGTGTGTATCGTAACGACTACGATCAGACGCACACCCCAATGTTCCACCAGATGGAAGGCCTGATTGTTGATAAAAACATCAGCTTCACCAACCTGAAAGGCACGTTGCACGATTTCCTGAACAACTTCTTTGAGGAAGATCTGCAGGTTCGTTTCCGTCCTTCCTACTTCCCGTTCACCGAGCCGTCTGCGGAAGTTGACGTGATGGGCAAAAACGGCAAATGGCTGGAAGTGCTGGGCTGCGGCATGGTGCATCCAAACGTATTGCGCAACGTGGGTATTGATCCAGAAGTGTACTCCGGTTTTGCGTTCGGCATGGGCATGGAGCGTCTGACCATGCTGCGCTACGGTGTTACCGATTTGCGTGCATTCTTCGAAAACGATCTGCGTTTCCTCAAACAGTTTAAATAA
- the thrS gene encoding threonine--tRNA ligase, giving the protein MPVITLPDGSQRHYDRAVSPMDVALDIGPGLAKATIAGRVNGELVDASDLIENDAKLSIITAKDEEGLEIIRHSCAHLLGHAIKQLWPNTKMAIGPVIDNGFYYDVDLDHTLTQEDIDALEKRMHELAESNYDVIKKKVSWHEARETFVKRGESYKVSILDENISHDDKPGLYHHEEYIDMCRGPHVPNMRFCHHFKLMKIAGAYWRGDSNNKMLQRIYGTAWADKKALSAYLQRLEEAAKRDHRKIGKQLDLYHMQEEAPGMVFWHNDGWTIFRELETFVRSKLKAYQYQEVKGPFMMDRVLWEKTGHWDNYKDAMFTTSSENREYCIKPMNCPGHVQIFNQGLKSYRDLPLRMAEFGSCHRNEPSGALHGLMRVRGFTQDDAHIFCTEDQVRDEVNACIRMVYDMYSTFGFEKIVVKLSTRPEKRIGSDETWDRAEADLAVALEENGIPFEYQLGEGAFYGPKIEFTLYDCLDRAWQCGTVQLDFSLPQRLSASYVGEDNERQVPVMIHRAILGSLERFIGILTEEFAGFFPTWLAPVQVVVMNITDSQSEYVKELTQKLQNAGIRVKADLRNEKIGFKIREHTLRRVPYMLVCGDKEVEAGKVAVRTRRGKDLGSLDVSEVIEKLQQEIRSRSLQQLEE; this is encoded by the coding sequence ATGCCTGTAATTACTCTTCCTGATGGCAGCCAACGCCATTACGACCGCGCTGTTAGCCCAATGGATGTTGCCCTGGACATCGGTCCTGGACTCGCGAAAGCGACCATCGCTGGCCGTGTTAATGGTGAGCTGGTTGATGCCTCCGACCTGATTGAAAACGATGCGAAGCTGTCTATCATCACAGCGAAGGACGAAGAAGGTCTGGAAATCATTCGTCACTCCTGCGCGCACCTGTTAGGTCATGCCATCAAACAGCTGTGGCCAAACACCAAAATGGCGATTGGCCCGGTTATCGACAACGGTTTCTACTACGACGTTGACCTTGACCATACCCTGACCCAGGAAGATATCGACGCGCTCGAAAAACGTATGCACGAGCTCGCCGAAAGCAACTATGACGTCATTAAGAAGAAAGTCAGCTGGCACGAAGCGCGTGAGACCTTCGTGAAGCGTGGCGAGAGCTATAAAGTCTCTATTCTTGATGAAAATATCTCTCATGATGACAAGCCTGGCTTGTACCATCACGAAGAATACATCGACATGTGCCGTGGGCCGCACGTGCCGAATATGCGCTTCTGCCATCACTTTAAACTGATGAAAATCGCAGGTGCTTACTGGCGTGGCGACAGCAACAACAAGATGTTGCAGCGTATTTATGGTACCGCGTGGGCAGATAAAAAAGCCCTGAGCGCGTACCTCCAGCGCCTGGAAGAAGCGGCTAAACGTGACCACCGTAAAATCGGTAAGCAGCTTGACCTGTACCATATGCAGGAAGAAGCACCGGGTATGGTGTTCTGGCATAACGACGGCTGGACTATCTTCCGTGAACTGGAAACGTTCGTGCGCTCCAAGCTGAAAGCGTACCAGTATCAGGAAGTGAAAGGTCCGTTCATGATGGACCGTGTGCTGTGGGAAAAAACCGGCCACTGGGACAACTACAAAGATGCGATGTTCACTACCTCTTCTGAGAACCGTGAATACTGCATCAAGCCAATGAACTGCCCGGGCCACGTTCAGATCTTCAACCAGGGTCTGAAATCCTACCGCGACCTGCCGCTGCGTATGGCAGAGTTCGGTAGCTGCCACCGTAATGAGCCATCAGGTGCGCTGCACGGTCTGATGCGTGTTCGTGGCTTTACTCAGGATGATGCGCATATCTTCTGTACGGAAGATCAGGTACGTGATGAAGTTAACGCCTGTATTCGTATGGTCTACGATATGTACAGCACCTTTGGCTTCGAGAAGATCGTCGTCAAACTCTCAACGCGTCCGGAAAAACGTATCGGTAGCGACGAGACCTGGGATCGCGCAGAAGCGGATCTCGCCGTTGCGCTGGAAGAGAACGGTATTCCGTTCGAATACCAGCTGGGTGAGGGCGCATTCTACGGTCCGAAAATTGAATTTACCCTGTATGACTGCCTCGATCGTGCATGGCAGTGCGGTACTGTACAGCTGGACTTCTCCCTGCCGCAGCGTTTAAGCGCCTCTTATGTTGGCGAAGACAACGAGCGTCAGGTACCGGTAATGATTCACCGTGCTATCCTCGGTTCTCTGGAGCGCTTCATCGGCATCCTGACCGAAGAGTTCGCCGGCTTCTTCCCAACCTGGCTTGCGCCAGTGCAGGTTGTAGTGATGAACATTACCGATTCTCAGTCTGAATACGTTAAAGAATTGACGCAGAAACTACAAAATGCGGGCATTCGCGTAAAAGCAGACTTGAGAAATGAGAAGATTGGCTTTAAAATCCGCGAGCACACTTTACGTCGTGTCCCGTATATGTTGGTCTGTGGTGATAAAGAGGTGGAAGCAGGCAAAGTGGCCGTTCGCACCCGCCGTGGTAAAGACCTGGGCAGCCTGGACGTAAGTGAAGTGATTGAGAAGCTGCAACAAGAGATTCGCAGCCGCAGTCTTCAACAACTGGAGGAATAA
- a CDS encoding phosphofructokinase: MVSIYTLTLSPSLDSATLTPQIYPEGKLRCSTPVFEPGGGGINVARAITHLGGKATAIFPAGGATGEHLVSLLAEENVAVETVHAKDWTRQNLHVQVDSSGEQYRFVMPGAKLSDDEFRQLEEKVLAIENGALLVISGSLPPGVSTEKLTSLIRAAQQRGIRCIVDSSGEALRAALEPGNLELVKPNQKELSALVNRELTQPDDVRTAAQELVRSGKARRVVVSLGPQGALGVDETGSVQVVPPPMKSQSTVGAGDSMVGAMALKLAQGATLLEMTRYGVAAGSAATINQGTRLCSLAETQKIVDYLSRH, translated from the coding sequence ATGGTTTCTATTTATACGCTGACGCTCTCTCCTTCTCTTGATTCTGCGACGCTGACGCCACAGATTTACCCGGAAGGTAAACTACGCTGTAGCACCCCGGTGTTTGAGCCTGGCGGCGGTGGAATCAACGTGGCGCGAGCCATTACCCACCTCGGTGGCAAAGCGACAGCGATTTTCCCCGCGGGGGGAGCCACCGGTGAGCACCTGGTTTCTTTGCTGGCAGAGGAAAACGTTGCTGTGGAAACGGTCCACGCCAAAGACTGGACGCGACAAAACCTGCACGTTCAGGTGGATTCCAGCGGCGAGCAGTACCGTTTTGTCATGCCAGGGGCAAAGTTGAGTGACGATGAGTTTCGTCAACTTGAAGAGAAAGTGCTGGCGATTGAAAACGGTGCCTTACTCGTTATCAGCGGCAGTCTGCCACCCGGCGTCAGCACGGAAAAACTGACGTCGCTCATTCGCGCAGCACAACAGCGCGGTATCCGCTGCATTGTCGACAGTTCTGGAGAAGCGCTACGCGCCGCCTTAGAGCCGGGCAACCTTGAGCTGGTGAAACCCAACCAAAAAGAGTTAAGCGCGCTGGTCAACCGCGAGCTAACCCAGCCTGATGACGTTCGTACCGCCGCACAGGAGCTGGTGCGCAGCGGCAAAGCACGACGCGTCGTGGTTTCGCTTGGCCCTCAGGGGGCGCTGGGCGTGGATGAAACGGGTTCCGTTCAGGTTGTCCCACCGCCGATGAAAAGCCAGAGTACCGTGGGCGCTGGCGACAGCATGGTCGGTGCGATGGCGCTAAAACTGGCGCAGGGCGCAACACTGCTGGAGATGACACGCTACGGCGTGGCGGCGGGTAGCGCCGCCACCATTAACCAGGGTACGCGTTTGTGTTCGCTCGCCGAGACGCAAAAAATCGTCGATTATCTGTCGCGACATTAA
- a CDS encoding L-cystine transporter tcyP, protein MNFPLIANVVVFVVLLLLLAQTRHTQWSLAKKVLAGLGTGVVFGLALQAIYGSDNPVLKDSIQWFNVVGNGYVQLLQMIVMPLVFASILSAVARLHNATQLGKISFLTIGTLLFTTLIAALVGVLVTNLFGLTAEGLVQGSAETARLAAIQSNYVGKVADLTVPQMLLSFIPKNPFADLTGASPTSIISVVIFAAFLGVAALKLLKDDAPKGQRVLTAIDTLQSWVMKLVRLVMQLTPYGVLALMTKVVAGSNLQDIIKLGSFVIASYLGLGIMFVVHGILLGVNGISPLKYFRKVWPVLTFAFTSRSSAASIPLNVEAQTRRLGVPESIASFSASFGATIGQNGCAGLYPAMLAVMVAPTVGINPLDPVWIATLVGIVTVSSAGVAGVGGGATFAALIVLPALGLPVTLVALLISVEPLIDMGRTALNVSGSMTAGTLTSQWLKQTDKAVLESEDDAELAHR, encoded by the coding sequence ATGAATTTTCCACTCATCGCGAACGTTGTTGTGTTCGTTGTATTGCTATTGCTTCTGGCCCAGACACGCCACACACAGTGGAGTCTGGCGAAGAAAGTGCTGGCGGGTCTGGGCACAGGTGTTGTATTTGGTCTGGCATTACAGGCGATTTATGGCTCTGATAATCCGGTACTGAAAGATTCCATTCAGTGGTTTAATGTCGTCGGTAACGGCTACGTGCAACTGCTGCAGATGATCGTTATGCCGCTGGTGTTTGCCTCTATTCTGAGCGCCGTTGCCCGTCTGCATAATGCCACTCAGCTGGGTAAAATCAGCTTCCTGACCATTGGTACGCTGCTGTTCACCACCCTTATCGCCGCACTGGTCGGTGTGCTGGTCACCAACCTGTTTGGTCTGACTGCCGAAGGTCTGGTGCAAGGGTCTGCTGAAACGGCGCGTCTGGCGGCTATTCAGTCTAACTACGTCGGTAAAGTTGCCGATCTGACCGTGCCGCAAATGCTGCTCTCCTTCATTCCGAAGAACCCGTTTGCAGACCTGACCGGTGCAAGCCCAACCTCCATTATCAGCGTGGTGATCTTCGCAGCGTTCCTGGGTGTGGCTGCGCTGAAGCTGCTGAAAGACGATGCACCGAAGGGGCAGCGTGTTCTGACGGCGATTGATACCCTGCAAAGCTGGGTGATGAAACTGGTTCGTCTGGTGATGCAGTTAACGCCATACGGCGTGCTGGCACTGATGACCAAAGTGGTTGCGGGTTCAAACCTGCAGGACATCATCAAGCTGGGTAGCTTTGTGATTGCCTCTTACCTGGGTCTGGGCATCATGTTTGTGGTTCACGGCATCCTGCTGGGTGTGAACGGCATTAGCCCACTGAAATACTTCCGTAAAGTCTGGCCGGTACTGACCTTCGCGTTCACCAGCCGTTCCAGTGCGGCCTCTATTCCGCTGAACGTCGAAGCGCAGACTCGTCGTCTGGGTGTACCAGAATCTATCGCCAGCTTCTCAGCCTCCTTTGGTGCAACCATTGGTCAGAACGGCTGTGCGGGTCTCTACCCGGCGATGCTGGCCGTGATGGTTGCCCCGACGGTGGGTATCAACCCGCTGGATCCAGTCTGGATTGCCACCCTGGTCGGTATTGTTACCGTAAGCTCCGCAGGTGTGGCGGGTGTTGGCGGTGGCGCGACCTTCGCAGCATTGATTGTCCTGCCTGCACTGGGCCTGCCGGTAACGCTGGTTGCTCTGCTTATCTCTGTTGAACCACTGATCGACATGGGTCGTACCGCCCTGAATGTCAGCGGCTCCATGACGGCCGGTACGCTAACCAGCCAGTGGCTGAAGCAGACCGATAAAGCCGTACTGGAAAGTGAAGACGACGCTGAACTGGCGCACCGTTAA
- the chbG gene encoding chitooligosaccharide deacetylase, translating to MENLLIVNADDFGLSKGQNYGIIEACRRGVVTSTTALINGDAVEHAALLSRETPELGVGMHFVLTLGMPLSPMPGLTRGGQLGKWIWELAGQDALPLEEITRELDCQFNRFVDVFGREPTHIDSHHHVHMIPAIFPIVAEFAQRKGVAMRVDREVQALHGLSFFSVPTTEGFSSAFYGEVISEALFLQVLDDSAARGEKSLEVMAHPAFVDNTVRKSAYCWPRLAELDVLTSASLKYAIAERGYRLGTFGDL from the coding sequence ATGGAAAACCTGCTGATCGTAAATGCCGATGATTTTGGCCTGTCGAAAGGGCAGAACTACGGCATTATTGAAGCCTGTCGCCGGGGCGTAGTGACCTCAACAACGGCATTAATTAATGGTGATGCGGTTGAGCATGCGGCGTTGTTGAGCCGTGAAACCCCGGAGCTTGGTGTCGGCATGCACTTTGTGCTGACGCTTGGGATGCCGCTTTCACCCATGCCCGGGCTGACGCGCGGTGGACAGTTGGGGAAATGGATTTGGGAACTGGCCGGGCAGGACGCTCTGCCGCTTGAAGAGATTACCCGCGAGCTGGATTGTCAGTTCAACCGCTTTGTTGATGTGTTTGGCCGTGAACCGACACACATCGACAGCCATCACCATGTGCATATGATCCCGGCGATTTTCCCCATCGTCGCGGAGTTTGCGCAACGAAAAGGGGTGGCGATGCGCGTGGATCGTGAAGTGCAGGCGCTGCACGGGCTGTCGTTCTTCTCTGTGCCGACAACGGAGGGATTCAGCAGCGCGTTTTACGGTGAAGTGATCAGCGAAGCGCTGTTCCTGCAGGTGCTGGATGATTCAGCCGCGCGTGGTGAAAAGTCGCTGGAAGTGATGGCGCACCCGGCGTTTGTCGATAATACCGTGCGTAAAAGCGCCTACTGCTGGCCGCGTCTGGCGGAACTGGATGTGCTGACGTCGGCATCGCTGAAATATGCCATTGCGGAACGTGGCTATCGTCTGGGAACGTTTGGGGATCTTTGA
- the infC gene encoding translation initiation factor IF-3: MSLREAIEKAEEAGVDLVEISPNAEPPVCRIMDYGKFLYEKSKSSKEQKKKQKVIQVKEIKFRPGTDDGDYQVKLRSLIRFLEDGDKAKITLRFRGREMAHQQIGMEVLNRVRDDLSELAVVESFPTKIEGRQMIMVLAPKKKQ; this comes from the coding sequence GTGAGTCTGAGAGAAGCAATCGAAAAGGCTGAAGAAGCTGGAGTAGATTTAGTTGAAATCAGCCCTAACGCCGAACCGCCAGTTTGTCGTATCATGGACTACGGCAAGTTCCTTTATGAAAAGAGTAAGTCTTCTAAGGAACAGAAGAAAAAGCAAAAAGTTATCCAGGTTAAGGAAATCAAATTCCGTCCTGGTACCGACGATGGCGATTATCAGGTAAAACTCCGCAGCCTGATTCGCTTTCTGGAAGATGGCGATAAGGCCAAGATCACACTGCGTTTCCGCGGTCGTGAGATGGCCCACCAACAGATCGGTATGGAAGTGCTTAACCGCGTCCGTGACGATCTGAGTGAACTGGCAGTAGTCGAATCCTTCCCTACGAAGATCGAAGGCCGCCAGATGATCATGGTGCTCGCTCCTAAGAAGAAACAGTAA
- a CDS encoding membrane protein, with protein sequence MTAEGHLLFSIACAVFAKNAELTPVLAQGDWWHIVPSAVLTCLLPDIDHPKSFLGQRLKWVSKPIARAFGHRGFTHSLLAVFGLLTLFYLKVPESWIVPADAIQGMVLGYLSHILADMLTPAGVPLLWPCRWRFRLPILAPQKGNQLERVLCMALFAYAVWMPQTLPENSAVRWSSQMINSLQFQFDRFINHQTEH encoded by the coding sequence ATGACGGCGGAAGGCCACCTGCTTTTTTCTATCGCGTGCGCAGTATTTGCCAAAAACGCTGAACTTACCCCCGTGCTGGCACAAGGGGACTGGTGGCATATTGTCCCTTCGGCCGTGTTGACCTGCCTGTTGCCCGATATTGATCATCCAAAATCATTCCTCGGGCAACGCTTGAAGTGGGTGTCGAAGCCCATCGCCCGCGCATTCGGCCATCGTGGGTTTACCCACAGCCTGCTGGCTGTCTTCGGCCTGCTCACGCTTTTCTATTTAAAGGTTCCTGAAAGCTGGATAGTCCCCGCCGATGCCATCCAGGGGATGGTGTTGGGTTATTTGAGCCATATTCTGGCCGATATGCTGACGCCTGCGGGCGTGCCACTACTCTGGCCATGCCGCTGGCGTTTCCGCCTGCCTATTCTCGCCCCTCAGAAAGGTAACCAGCTTGAGCGCGTTTTGTGCATGGCGCTGTTCGCTTATGCCGTCTGGATGCCCCAAACATTGCCCGAAAATAGTGCAGTCCGCTGGTCATCGCAGATGATCAATTCGCTGCAATTTCAGTTCGATCGTTTTATTAATCACCAGACAGAACATTAA
- a CDS encoding yfeABCD regulator yfeE, producing the protein MTYQQAGRIAVLKRVAGWVIFIPAVISTLISVLKFMYDHSEKQPGINAVMLDFAHVMIEMMRFNTPFLNVFWFNSPTPDFHQQLNVGFWVIYALIFIAMALQASGARMSRQTRFLREGVEDQLILEQAKGAEGMSREQIESRIVVPRHTIFLQIFPLYILPVIIIVAGYFFFSLLGFL; encoded by the coding sequence ATGACGTATCAACAAGCTGGACGCATTGCTGTCTTAAAACGTGTTGCTGGCTGGGTGATTTTTATCCCGGCCGTCATTTCCACGCTGATTTCAGTGCTCAAATTTATGTACGATCACAGCGAAAAGCAGCCGGGTATCAATGCGGTAATGCTTGATTTTGCACATGTCATGATCGAGATGATGCGTTTCAATACGCCTTTTTTAAACGTCTTCTGGTTTAATTCGCCAACGCCGGATTTTCATCAGCAGCTTAATGTCGGGTTCTGGGTTATCTACGCGCTGATCTTTATCGCAATGGCATTACAGGCATCAGGGGCGAGAATGAGCCGCCAGACACGGTTTTTACGTGAAGGGGTGGAAGACCAGCTGATTCTTGAGCAGGCCAAAGGTGCAGAAGGGATGAGCCGCGAACAGATTGAATCCCGCATCGTGGTTCCGCGTCACACCATTTTCCTGCAAATTTTCCCGCTTTATATCCTGCCGGTCATCATCATTGTGGCGGGGTACTTCTTCTTCTCTCTGCTGGGCTTTTTGTAA
- the rplT gene encoding 50S ribosomal protein L20, with protein MARVKRGVIARARHKKILKQAKGYYGARSRVYRVAFQAVIKAGQYAYRDRRQRKRQFRQLWIARINAAARQNGISYSKFINGLKKASVEIDRKILADIAVFDKVAFTALVEKAKAALA; from the coding sequence ATGGCTCGCGTAAAACGTGGTGTAATTGCTCGTGCACGTCACAAAAAAATTCTGAAACAAGCTAAAGGCTACTACGGTGCGCGTTCACGCGTATACCGCGTTGCCTTCCAGGCTGTTATCAAGGCTGGTCAGTACGCTTACCGTGACCGTCGTCAACGTAAGCGTCAGTTCCGTCAACTGTGGATTGCGCGTATCAACGCAGCAGCACGTCAGAACGGTATTTCTTACAGCAAATTCATCAACGGCCTGAAAAAAGCCTCTGTTGAAATCGACCGTAAGATCCTGGCTGACATCGCAGTATTCGACAAAGTAGCGTTCACCGCTCTGGTCGAAAAAGCGAAAGCAGCACTGGCGTAA